One Pontibacter deserti genomic region harbors:
- a CDS encoding TlpA family protein disulfide reductase — protein MKLIFSIRISFILLLAGFTAQAQDVNVVKFDKLQQLRNSSSDTLYVVNFWATWCGPCIKEMPYFEAVNNQYKGQPVRVILVSMDAAQDLQKVKTFMQRRKIASDVWLLDEADANTWIDKLEPKWSGAIPATILFNNKRKQYHFVEKELKEDELQALVKQFKP, from the coding sequence ATGAAACTGATCTTTAGTATCCGCATTAGCTTTATACTTTTGCTGGCAGGTTTTACCGCGCAGGCGCAGGACGTAAATGTGGTTAAATTCGATAAACTGCAGCAGCTTCGCAATTCCTCTTCCGACACGTTGTATGTAGTAAACTTCTGGGCAACCTGGTGCGGCCCCTGCATAAAAGAAATGCCCTATTTTGAAGCTGTAAACAATCAGTATAAGGGCCAGCCGGTACGCGTTATACTGGTAAGCATGGATGCAGCACAGGACCTGCAAAAGGTAAAAACATTTATGCAGCGCCGCAAAATAGCCTCAGATGTATGGCTGCTGGATGAAGCCGATGCCAATACCTGGATAGATAAACTGGAACCGAAATGGAGTGGCGCCATACCGGCAACTATACTTTTTAACAACAAGCGCAAGCAATACCACTTTGTAGAGAAAGAGCTGAAAGAGGACGAGCTGCAAGCCTTAGTAAAGCAATTTAAACCATAA
- a CDS encoding C40 family peptidase: MRKTFILCILAAFSLILSYFYEVTPAESANLPEPVADITPYAINSGEDLTSALIAKDPLVKLPEPEPEPAPAPKPESEAFYSKKLRMQFATSKNKNLVETVAGWLGTPYRYGSGSKRGTDCSGFVTSIYREVYGIRLSRSSHSMYQDVKRIKKGNLRTGDLVFFKRGPKQPIFHVGIYLKNGKFIHSATNGGVMVSSLKEKFYSRTYYAGGRVN, from the coding sequence ATGAGAAAGACCTTTATTTTATGTATCCTGGCGGCCTTTTCGCTTATCCTGTCTTACTTTTACGAAGTAACGCCAGCAGAGTCGGCAAATCTGCCTGAGCCTGTTGCAGACATCACACCTTACGCCATAAATTCCGGTGAAGATCTTACTTCTGCTCTTATTGCCAAAGACCCACTGGTTAAGCTTCCGGAGCCAGAGCCAGAACCAGCACCTGCCCCTAAACCAGAGTCAGAAGCATTTTACTCTAAAAAACTGCGTATGCAGTTTGCCACCAGTAAAAACAAGAACCTGGTAGAAACTGTAGCTGGCTGGCTAGGCACGCCTTACCGCTATGGCAGCGGATCTAAGAGAGGCACTGATTGCTCTGGCTTTGTTACAAGCATTTACCGCGAAGTATATGGCATCAGGTTAAGCCGCAGCTCGCACTCTATGTACCAGGATGTGAAGCGTATAAAAAAAGGCAACCTCCGCACCGGCGACCTTGTTTTCTTTAAGCGTGGCCCAAAGCAGCCCATCTTCCATGTAGGCATTTACCTGAAAAACGGTAAGTTTATCCATTCTGCCACAAATGGCGGTGTTATGGTAAGCTCATTAAAAGAGAAATTTTATAGCAGAACCTACTATGCCGGCGGCCGTGTAAATTAA
- a CDS encoding DUF6992 family protein: MRKYLCLLLFMLLSVAASAQTNTLATFNLRQNEIMRIGMIVLGSWALLNIIIGSFKLMKATRNKRFFFQMNIYWNIVNMIIASVALYSLLTQTPATQNLTESIIQHDWYKKILYLNIGLDVAYLFIGIWLQERSKLSPKIEQLKGWGQSIVLQGFFLLVLDIVLATLLEGQAAILYNLIP, encoded by the coding sequence ATGAGAAAGTACCTTTGCCTGCTGTTGTTTATGCTATTGTCTGTAGCGGCAAGTGCACAAACAAACACGCTGGCAACGTTTAACCTGCGCCAAAACGAGATCATGAGAATTGGCATGATCGTGCTGGGGAGCTGGGCGCTGCTGAACATTATTATCGGGAGCTTTAAGCTGATGAAGGCCACCCGCAATAAACGTTTCTTCTTCCAGATGAACATCTACTGGAATATCGTGAACATGATTATTGCATCTGTGGCTTTATATTCGCTGCTTACCCAAACCCCCGCTACCCAAAATCTGACGGAAAGTATAATTCAACACGACTGGTACAAAAAGATACTATACCTGAATATTGGTCTGGATGTGGCTTACCTGTTCATAGGTATATGGCTGCAGGAGCGTTCCAAATTATCTCCTAAAATAGAGCAGCTAAAAGGCTGGGGGCAATCTATAGTGCTTCAAGGCTTTTTCCTGCTGGTGTTAGATATAGTGTTGGCAACACTGCTGGAAGGCCAAGCAGCTATACTTTATAACCTGATACCTTAA
- a CDS encoding YceI family protein — protein sequence MSSKQHLSTILTPVILLVLPLIACDTTVKTEEAEIGAPILHKSLAPVSDLYTIDTAKTKVTWIGAKITGRHNGIFKISNGNLHLDNGKLTGGNVEFHMPATRSDDKNLDEAGNKKLTTHLRSSDFFDVARYPTATFILTSISPYDSTRRKQSGPVPAQDKKLLVKGATHLLTGNLTIKDKTRSIRFPAKIAWQDDMLTAKANFNIDRTKWNLVYRADKSLGNQTIYPDVNIGIDLVARRTNL from the coding sequence GTGAGTAGTAAGCAGCACCTTAGTACTATACTTACGCCAGTTATACTTCTGGTACTGCCCCTTATTGCCTGTGATACAACAGTGAAAACCGAGGAAGCCGAAATTGGTGCACCTATTTTACATAAATCGCTTGCACCTGTTTCAGACTTATACACCATTGATACAGCTAAAACGAAGGTTACCTGGATAGGAGCTAAAATAACAGGAAGGCACAATGGCATTTTTAAGATCAGTAACGGCAACCTCCATTTAGATAACGGCAAATTAACTGGTGGCAACGTAGAGTTTCATATGCCTGCCACCCGCTCTGACGACAAAAACCTGGACGAAGCTGGCAATAAAAAATTAACCACGCACTTGCGCTCTTCCGACTTCTTTGATGTAGCGCGTTACCCTACCGCCACTTTTATACTTACCAGCATCAGCCCTTACGACAGCACCAGGCGCAAACAATCCGGGCCAGTTCCTGCTCAGGATAAAAAACTACTTGTAAAAGGAGCCACCCACCTGCTTACCGGCAACCTGACCATAAAAGATAAAACCCGCAGCATACGTTTTCCAGCTAAAATAGCCTGGCAGGATGATATGCTTACAGCCAAAGCCAACTTTAACATAGACCGCACTAAGTGGAACCTGGTTTACCGTGCCGATAAATCACTGGGCAACCAGACCATTTACCCGGATGTAAATATCGGGATAGACCTGGTAGCCAGACGTACCAATCTTTAA
- a CDS encoding NAD(P)/FAD-dependent oxidoreductase: MYKINNPDWPVIVIGGGLAGLTSALALAQQGIQVLLLEKKSYPFHRVCGEYVSNEVLPYLQHLGTDISQLQPARINRFILSSPSGQTLEADLDLGGFGISRYTLDNYLYQLAQANGVTFKLNTTVQDVTFENGSFILQTGNGEKLQAEIVLGAYGKRTNLDRQLNRRFFAQRSPYIGVKYHIKYNQAKNVIALHNFKNGYAGISAVENDTYCFCYLTTRQNLKQHGTIPAMEQAILYRNPHLRQIFEEAAFVYAHPEVINEISFATKTCIENHMLMCGDAAGMITPLCGNGMAMAIHAGKLAAEQVALYFKNGRNRQHLESNYNHAWKKQFSSRLQLGRTVQHLFGHPVLSEIAVKTLKQVPAAVQLLMRQTHGKPF, translated from the coding sequence TTGTATAAAATAAATAACCCAGATTGGCCTGTAATTGTGATTGGCGGCGGACTTGCCGGACTTACCAGCGCACTTGCTCTGGCACAACAGGGCATACAGGTCTTGCTTCTAGAAAAGAAGTCGTATCCTTTTCACAGGGTGTGCGGCGAATATGTTTCGAACGAAGTGCTGCCTTACCTGCAACACCTGGGTACCGACATAAGCCAGCTGCAACCAGCCCGCATTAATCGTTTTATACTTTCATCTCCGTCGGGGCAAACTTTAGAAGCAGACCTAGATCTTGGTGGCTTTGGCATTAGCAGGTATACCCTCGATAACTACCTGTACCAACTAGCACAAGCCAATGGAGTTACCTTTAAGCTTAACACAACAGTGCAGGATGTTACTTTTGAGAATGGCAGCTTTATACTTCAGACAGGCAACGGCGAGAAACTACAGGCAGAAATTGTATTGGGGGCTTACGGCAAACGCACCAACCTCGACCGACAGCTGAACCGCCGTTTCTTTGCGCAGCGCTCGCCTTATATCGGCGTAAAATATCACATAAAGTATAATCAGGCAAAAAATGTAATTGCACTACATAACTTCAAAAATGGCTATGCCGGCATATCGGCTGTGGAGAACGACACTTACTGTTTCTGCTACCTGACCACCCGCCAGAACCTGAAACAGCACGGCACCATACCTGCCATGGAGCAAGCTATACTTTACCGCAACCCGCACCTGCGCCAGATATTTGAAGAAGCAGCGTTTGTATATGCACATCCGGAAGTGATCAATGAAATTTCGTTTGCTACAAAAACCTGTATAGAAAACCACATGCTGATGTGCGGCGACGCTGCCGGCATGATAACTCCTCTTTGCGGCAACGGCATGGCAATGGCCATACATGCAGGTAAGCTGGCAGCCGAACAGGTAGCTTTATACTTTAAAAATGGACGCAATCGCCAGCACCTCGAAAGCAACTATAACCATGCCTGGAAAAAGCAGTTTTCCAGCAGGCTACAGCTGGGCAGAACTGTGCAACACTTATTCGGGCACCCTGTACTTTCAGAGATAGCTGTAAAAACGCTGAAGCAGGTGCCTGCAGCCGTGCAATTGCTCATGCGCCAGACACACGGCAAACCTTTTTAA
- a CDS encoding T9SS type A sorting domain-containing protein, with product MKQIILTILVSISMLAAQAQEQQTGQQAEKEKPLTVSQDDKDFTIYPNPSNGVFTVSLANMTAKRAELRIMNVIGNEIYHETLTRDNALLSTTVDLSRYSKAKGLYYVKLETDNFSVVRRVIVK from the coding sequence ATGAAGCAAATTATACTTACTATTTTAGTGTCTATTTCTATGCTGGCAGCTCAGGCCCAGGAACAACAAACCGGACAGCAGGCAGAGAAAGAGAAGCCGCTTACAGTATCTCAGGACGATAAGGACTTTACTATATATCCGAACCCCAGCAATGGCGTGTTTACTGTTTCGCTTGCTAACATGACAGCTAAAAGAGCGGAGCTGCGCATTATGAATGTGATTGGCAACGAAATTTACCACGAAACGCTTACCCGCGACAACGCGCTACTTTCTACTACAGTAGACCTGAGCCGTTACTCAAAGGCAAAAGGACTGTACTATGTTAAACTGGAAACAGATAATTTTAGTGTGGTACGACGGGTAATTGTAAAGTAA
- a CDS encoding type III polyketide synthase, translating to MKSYICAIGTANPPHKIPQMQVADFMARALQFDEQNTRRLRALYRVSGIGQRYSVLPDYIRENGDFTFYPNTPNLEPFPTVQQRMDVYKRHAVDLSEQAVRNCLKQTPGINLTEITHLITVSCTGMYAPGLDIELVERLNLPATVQRTAVNFMGCYAAFNAIKLADAICKAAPDANVLLVCTELCTIHFQNNPEEDHLVSNALFGDGAAAVLMQGKPCSEMSLELQSFHCDLAPAGKRDMAWHIGDTGFEMTLSSYVPDLIKSGIKQLTDRLLQGLKTTLAEIKLYAIHPGGRRILEVIEQELGMTRDDNRYAYQVLRDFGNMSSATVLFVLKALMDNLTSKEKDEPVLSFAFGPGLTLESMLLKVHYAGAAE from the coding sequence ATGAAGAGCTACATCTGCGCCATCGGCACGGCCAACCCGCCTCATAAAATACCGCAGATGCAAGTAGCAGATTTTATGGCACGCGCGCTGCAGTTCGACGAACAGAACACCCGCAGGCTCAGGGCGCTTTATCGTGTATCAGGTATCGGGCAACGCTACAGTGTATTGCCTGACTATATCCGTGAGAACGGCGATTTCACCTTTTATCCTAACACACCTAACCTGGAACCTTTCCCGACGGTGCAGCAGCGTATGGATGTGTACAAACGACACGCAGTGGACCTATCGGAGCAGGCAGTGCGCAATTGCCTGAAACAAACTCCAGGTATAAACCTGACCGAGATCACACACCTGATAACCGTTAGCTGCACCGGCATGTATGCCCCTGGTCTGGATATTGAGCTGGTTGAGCGACTAAATCTGCCTGCTACCGTGCAACGGACTGCGGTTAACTTTATGGGGTGCTATGCTGCCTTTAATGCCATAAAACTGGCCGATGCTATCTGTAAAGCTGCTCCTGATGCGAATGTACTGCTGGTTTGTACAGAACTCTGCACCATCCATTTTCAGAATAATCCTGAAGAAGACCACCTGGTATCGAATGCTTTGTTTGGCGATGGTGCCGCAGCTGTGCTAATGCAGGGGAAACCATGCAGTGAGATGAGCCTGGAGCTGCAATCTTTCCACTGCGATCTGGCCCCTGCTGGCAAGCGCGACATGGCCTGGCATATAGGTGATACCGGGTTTGAAATGACACTTTCATCGTACGTGCCTGACCTTATTAAATCAGGTATAAAACAGCTGACCGACCGCCTGCTGCAGGGCCTGAAAACAACATTAGCAGAGATAAAACTATACGCCATACACCCTGGCGGACGCCGCATATTAGAAGTGATAGAGCAGGAATTGGGTATGACTCGTGACGATAACCGCTATGCCTACCAGGTGCTCCGCGATTTTGGGAATATGTCGTCGGCTACGGTATTGTTTGTGTTAAAGGCGCTGATGGATAACCTGACCAGCAAAGAGAAAGACGAGCCTGTGTTGAGCTTCGCCTTTGGCCCCGGCCTTACCTTAGAATCGATGTTACTAAAAGTACATTATGCTGGCGCTGCGGAGTAA
- a CDS encoding histone deacetylase family protein — MLKIAWSRMFAHALPEGHRFPMAKYDLLPEQLLYEGTITEANLFAPAPLPERFILDTHDSDYWHRLRHLQLTSSEIRKTGFPLSDELVDREVVIMNGTVQAALFALEFGIGMNIAGGTHHAFTDRGEGFCLLNDIAIAANYLLNYKGISKILVVDLDVHQGNGTAQIFATEPRVFTFSMHCGHNYPFHKEQSDLDIPLAENTGDASYLHQLQAILPRLLDEVQPEFVFFQSGVDVLATDKLGKLGMTIAGCKERDRTVLELCKRHSLPVAVSMGGGYSKQIAHIVEAHANTFRLAQQLWF, encoded by the coding sequence ATGCTAAAAATTGCCTGGTCACGGATGTTTGCGCACGCCCTGCCTGAAGGTCATCGTTTCCCGATGGCTAAGTACGACCTGTTGCCCGAGCAGCTGCTTTATGAAGGCACTATAACCGAAGCTAATTTATTTGCCCCGGCTCCACTACCAGAGCGTTTTATTCTGGATACCCACGATTCTGACTACTGGCATCGCCTGCGGCACTTGCAGCTTACTTCATCCGAGATCCGCAAGACAGGCTTTCCGCTTTCTGATGAACTGGTAGATCGCGAGGTGGTAATTATGAACGGAACAGTACAGGCGGCTTTGTTTGCGCTGGAATTTGGCATCGGGATGAACATAGCTGGTGGCACCCACCACGCTTTTACTGACCGCGGTGAAGGCTTTTGCCTGCTAAACGATATTGCCATTGCCGCCAATTACCTGCTCAACTATAAAGGCATAAGCAAAATACTGGTTGTGGATCTGGATGTGCATCAGGGCAATGGCACTGCACAAATATTTGCCACCGAGCCACGGGTGTTTACCTTCAGCATGCATTGCGGGCATAATTATCCGTTTCATAAAGAGCAATCAGACCTGGATATTCCTCTTGCCGAAAACACCGGAGATGCTTCATACCTGCACCAGTTACAGGCTATACTTCCACGTCTTTTAGATGAAGTGCAGCCGGAGTTCGTGTTTTTCCAGTCGGGGGTGGATGTGCTGGCAACAGATAAGCTCGGGAAGCTGGGAATGACTATAGCCGGATGCAAAGAGCGTGATCGTACTGTATTAGAGTTGTGCAAGCGTCATAGTTTGCCGGTAGCGGTAAGTATGGGTGGCGGCTATTCTAAGCAGATCGCTCACATTGTGGAGGCTCATGCCAATACCTTCAGGTTAGCACAGCAGTTGTGGTTTTAA
- a CDS encoding CPBP family intramembrane glutamic endopeptidase: MIGVLFAIAISWLLLYLIEKKNILALGLLPAAKRLKQFLIGFLITAILCVLVQYLEAYLKSSVWILNENVTGKIVLKSFWWDIRSVLTEEFIFRGALLFILIQRIGSRKSILISAISFGIYHWFSYGVLGNIMAMVLVFIGTGLMGYAWAWAFSKTKSIMLPFGLHLGWNFIYNTIFSNGPLGKLVLISKGGNELTDWTSLLNFVSGLILVPVLVLIYVKFFVKEQPGLIAVTEKSYA, translated from the coding sequence ATGATAGGAGTTCTATTCGCAATTGCTATTTCGTGGTTGCTTTTATATTTAATTGAAAAGAAGAATATTTTAGCATTAGGGCTTCTTCCAGCAGCCAAAAGATTAAAACAATTCTTAATCGGATTTTTAATTACTGCAATACTCTGTGTTCTTGTCCAATATTTAGAAGCATATCTAAAATCGTCGGTTTGGATATTGAATGAAAATGTCACGGGCAAAATTGTTCTAAAATCATTTTGGTGGGATATTAGATCTGTTTTGACAGAGGAATTTATTTTTCGAGGAGCTTTATTATTTATTCTCATCCAAAGAATAGGCTCAAGGAAAAGTATTTTGATTTCCGCAATTTCGTTCGGAATTTACCATTGGTTCTCTTACGGAGTTTTAGGTAATATAATGGCTATGGTTTTGGTTTTTATCGGAACTGGATTAATGGGTTATGCTTGGGCTTGGGCTTTTTCGAAAACCAAATCCATCATGTTACCTTTCGGACTTCATCTGGGTTGGAATTTTATTTACAATACGATATTTTCAAATGGCCCATTGGGCAAATTAGTGCTCATTTCAAAAGGCGGAAATGAATTGACAGATTGGACTTCGCTTTTAAATTTTGTTAGTGGATTGATACTAGTTCCTGTTTTAGTATTGATTTACGTCAAATTTTTTGTAAAAGAGCAACCAGGATTAATTGCTGTAACAGAAAAAAGCTATGCCTAA
- a CDS encoding putative quinol monooxygenase encodes MEAKKILVVLLFGALGACSPKAAEKINSTTAVENKSIGLAYQQVKHETNTLNHKPTTNMTTRYGLHGKLSATEGNRDKLAAILLEAAKLVSTAKGCQLYLVSIDKDDNNAVWVTEAWDSKEDHDNSLKVAGVRELIAQAMPILAGPPQKGQVLEILGGAGIK; translated from the coding sequence ATGGAAGCTAAGAAAATTTTAGTAGTTCTACTATTTGGAGCTTTAGGTGCCTGCTCTCCCAAAGCGGCAGAAAAGATCAACTCAACCACGGCAGTAGAGAATAAAAGCATTGGCTTGGCATACCAGCAAGTTAAACATGAAACTAATACCCTTAACCACAAACCAACTACCAACATGACCACCCGCTACGGCTTACATGGAAAACTTAGTGCCACAGAAGGCAACAGAGATAAATTAGCAGCTATACTTTTAGAGGCAGCTAAACTGGTATCAACAGCTAAGGGTTGCCAACTATACCTGGTAAGTATAGACAAGGATGATAATAATGCTGTTTGGGTAACAGAGGCTTGGGATAGCAAAGAAGACCATGACAACTCACTAAAAGTAGCAGGTGTAAGAGAACTGATCGCACAGGCAATGCCTATACTTGCCGGCCCGCCGCAGAAAGGCCAGGTACTTGAGATTTTAGGCGGCGCAGGTATAAAGTAA
- a CDS encoding type 1 glutamine amidotransferase domain-containing protein, whose product MANKLQGKKIAILVEEGFEQEELTRPMQALKEEGAEAHIISPNKNSEIKAWAHTDWGDKFKVDKNLNEVNADNYDGLLLPGGVMNPDKLRSNKEAVNFVGKFMETGKPVAAICHAPWTLIETGKVKGRKMTSYHTLQTDLKNAGANWVDEEVVVDQGLVTSRKPDDIPAFTKKMIEEFAEGKNNKR is encoded by the coding sequence ATGGCAAACAAACTGCAAGGAAAAAAGATAGCGATACTGGTAGAAGAAGGCTTTGAGCAGGAAGAACTGACACGCCCGATGCAGGCTTTAAAAGAAGAAGGAGCTGAAGCCCACATTATCTCACCGAACAAGAACAGCGAAATAAAAGCCTGGGCACACACCGACTGGGGTGATAAATTTAAAGTAGATAAAAACCTGAACGAAGTAAATGCGGATAACTATGATGGCCTGCTACTGCCCGGTGGTGTTATGAACCCAGATAAATTGCGCAGTAACAAAGAGGCTGTAAACTTTGTAGGTAAATTTATGGAAACAGGTAAGCCGGTAGCTGCCATTTGCCACGCCCCCTGGACGCTGATAGAAACCGGTAAAGTAAAAGGCCGAAAAATGACAAGCTACCACACGCTGCAAACAGACCTGAAAAATGCCGGAGCCAATTGGGTAGACGAAGAAGTGGTAGTAGACCAGGGCTTAGTTACCAGCCGTAAGCCGGATGATATTCCTGCTTTTACTAAAAAGATGATAGAAGAATTTGCAGAAGGCAAGAACAACAAACGCTAG
- a CDS encoding porin family protein: protein MKKYLLSATMLLLSLVCFAQEQEPEDLQGPTTLQKNHNLLSGIDAPNAGFGIKGGVNFANVYGDDADALDAISHTNFHAGIYAQFGISESFSLQLEGLYSRKGFETDVENRFDYLELPLLAVFNFSDNFSIHAGPQMSIMVAAKQDDKEINMEDLNTFDYGVAAGVEARFRMFRLGARYNLGFAGLLDEGDTGLTIGEDVKNNVAQLYVGIGF from the coding sequence ATGAAAAAATATCTACTTTCGGCTACTATGCTGCTACTCAGCCTGGTTTGTTTTGCCCAGGAGCAGGAGCCCGAAGATTTACAAGGACCAACCACCCTTCAGAAAAACCATAACCTATTAAGTGGCATTGATGCTCCTAATGCAGGCTTTGGTATAAAAGGCGGCGTAAACTTTGCCAATGTTTATGGTGATGATGCCGATGCATTAGATGCCATTTCACATACCAACTTCCATGCGGGCATTTATGCACAATTTGGTATAAGCGAGTCTTTCTCTCTGCAATTAGAAGGCCTGTATTCCCGTAAAGGATTTGAGACTGATGTAGAGAACCGATTTGATTACCTGGAGCTCCCTTTGCTGGCTGTATTTAACTTCTCAGATAACTTCAGTATACACGCAGGTCCGCAGATGAGCATAATGGTAGCTGCCAAGCAGGATGACAAAGAAATTAACATGGAGGACCTGAACACATTTGATTATGGTGTAGCCGCCGGTGTTGAAGCCCGTTTCCGTATGTTCAGGTTAGGAGCCCGCTATAATTTAGGCTTTGCCGGCTTATTAGATGAAGGAGACACAGGACTAACTATCGGGGAAGACGTAAAAAACAATGTAGCCCAGCTATACGTGGGTATCGGATTTTAA
- a CDS encoding thioredoxin family protein: MKKPILPLMYTFCLLVLGILLAATPADNNGYQVGDTARDFKLKNVDGKMVSMASYKDAKGFIVTFTCNTCPYSVAYEDRIIALHKKYAPKGYPVIAINPNDVSVSPKDSYAHMQQRAKEKNFPFAYLHDETQEITKTYGATRTPHLYIVQKQKDGKYKVAYIGTIDDNSREPDEVQKKYAEAALNELVAGKTVSQPNTKAIGCTIKWREA; this comes from the coding sequence ATGAAAAAACCGATCTTACCCCTGATGTACACTTTCTGCCTGCTGGTGCTGGGCATTTTGCTTGCTGCAACTCCGGCTGATAACAACGGCTACCAGGTTGGCGACACAGCCCGCGACTTTAAACTGAAGAACGTGGATGGCAAAATGGTATCGATGGCCAGCTATAAGGATGCGAAAGGCTTTATAGTTACCTTTACCTGCAACACCTGCCCTTACTCTGTAGCTTACGAAGACCGCATAATTGCCCTGCACAAAAAGTATGCACCTAAAGGCTACCCGGTTATTGCCATTAACCCGAACGATGTAAGCGTATCTCCGAAAGACTCTTATGCTCATATGCAGCAGCGCGCCAAAGAAAAGAACTTCCCGTTTGCGTACCTGCACGACGAAACCCAGGAGATTACCAAAACTTACGGCGCAACCCGCACACCGCACCTCTACATTGTGCAGAAACAGAAAGACGGCAAGTATAAAGTAGCTTACATTGGTACTATAGACGACAACAGCCGCGAGCCAGACGAGGTACAAAAAAAATACGCCGAAGCCGCTCTTAATGAGTTGGTAGCCGGCAAGACAGTGAGCCAGCCCAACACCAAAGCCATAGGCTGCACCATTAAGTGGCGCGAAGCATAA
- a CDS encoding YkvA family protein — MNNQAPDGKNISQSSFFKTLLAKAERYLKHPAEVTKLLNDAFKKATAKKSVGTLAAEAWENLQLLSRMIKSAVAGEYKGIPTTTLIGGVAVIIYFITPIDVIPDFIPVIGLLDDASLLAWFMTSIKTELDRFKEWDQMHQEQQRQAAHNNAPHNADSSFGTPKYSDRSGDTVEVDRHTEL, encoded by the coding sequence ATGAATAACCAGGCACCCGACGGTAAAAACATTTCACAAAGCTCTTTTTTTAAGACGCTCCTGGCAAAAGCCGAAAGATACCTGAAGCACCCTGCAGAAGTAACAAAGCTACTGAACGATGCCTTCAAAAAAGCTACGGCTAAAAAGAGTGTAGGCACCCTGGCCGCCGAAGCCTGGGAAAACCTTCAGCTACTATCTCGTATGATAAAGTCAGCGGTTGCCGGCGAGTATAAAGGTATTCCGACCACTACGTTGATAGGCGGTGTAGCCGTAATCATATACTTTATCACTCCTATTGATGTCATCCCTGATTTTATACCTGTGATAGGTTTGCTGGATGATGCCAGTTTGCTTGCCTGGTTTATGACCAGTATAAAAACAGAGCTGGACCGATTTAAAGAATGGGACCAGATGCACCAGGAGCAACAGCGCCAAGCAGCACATAACAACGCACCTCATAACGCAGATTCATCATTTGGTACCCCAAAATACAGCGACCGTTCCGGCGATACCGTAGAAGTAGACAGGCATACAGAATTGTAA
- a CDS encoding methyltransferase domain-containing protein, producing MLALRSNQPELMDDLTLAGDELRKNLRELEVINNWLGGHKVVLDALDKLTINYKNESVTIADIGCGGGDTLTTIANWARRRSINAQLTGIDANDFMVQYARQHCQNYNNITITQHNVFSEAFARQEYDIIVCSLFCHHFTDEQLVALFSQLHRQARVAVIINDLHRHWFAYYSIKYITKLFSGSYLVQNDAPLSVWRAFKRNELAQLVTQAGITNYSLRWMWAFRWQLVLHKSLS from the coding sequence ATGCTGGCGCTGCGGAGTAACCAACCCGAACTGATGGACGACCTGACTCTAGCCGGGGACGAACTACGGAAAAACCTACGTGAACTGGAAGTTATAAACAACTGGCTGGGCGGGCACAAGGTGGTACTGGATGCGCTGGATAAGCTAACTATAAACTATAAAAACGAGTCTGTAACCATAGCCGACATCGGCTGTGGCGGTGGCGACACCTTAACAACTATAGCCAACTGGGCCCGGCGCAGAAGTATAAATGCACAGCTAACAGGTATAGATGCCAACGATTTTATGGTACAATATGCCCGGCAGCATTGCCAGAATTATAACAACATAACCATAACCCAGCATAATGTTTTTTCCGAAGCCTTCGCCCGCCAGGAATATGACATTATTGTTTGCAGCCTGTTTTGCCACCATTTTACAGACGAGCAGCTTGTTGCACTTTTCAGCCAACTGCACCGGCAGGCCCGGGTGGCTGTAATTATTAACGACCTGCACCGGCACTGGTTTGCCTACTATTCTATCAAGTACATCACCAAGCTGTTTTCGGGGTCTTACCTGGTACAGAACGATGCGCCCCTTTCAGTATGGCGGGCTTTTAAAAGAAACGAGCTAGCGCAACTGGTAACGCAGGCAGGAATCACCAACTATAGTCTGCGCTGGATGTGGGCTTTCAGGTGGCAATTGGTGTTACACAAATCCTTATCCTGA